Proteins from a single region of Leptolyngbyaceae cyanobacterium:
- a CDS encoding 4Fe-4S single cluster domain-containing protein: protein MTNQTVKQETPPIIPSGYLNIMGYIDESEVNGPGVRAVVWVQGCKRECPGCFNTQSWPFEINQLISVEELADQILSNPRNEGVTFSGGEPFWQAPALALLAKKLKAAGLSMMSFSGFTLKELQGENAPPGAKDLLTQLDILIDGPYVESLAIHSPNSPVSSKNQKVHVFNPIFKDKITWASDQMEIHILKDGSRIFTGFRGQMGLGEI, encoded by the coding sequence ATGACAAACCAAACCGTAAAACAAGAAACGCCACCAATAATTCCATCTGGATATCTCAATATAATGGGTTACATCGATGAATCCGAAGTAAATGGCCCTGGCGTTCGCGCCGTTGTTTGGGTACAGGGATGTAAACGAGAATGTCCCGGCTGTTTTAATACTCAATCTTGGCCTTTTGAAATTAATCAATTAATTTCAGTTGAAGAACTAGCCGATCAAATCTTAAGCAATCCCCGCAACGAAGGCGTTACCTTCTCCGGCGGCGAACCATTTTGGCAAGCACCAGCCTTAGCTTTGTTAGCCAAAAAATTAAAAGCTGCTGGTCTTAGTATGATGTCTTTTAGCGGATTTACTTTGAAAGAATTGCAAGGGGAAAATGCACCACCGGGCGCTAAAGATTTATTAACACAACTCGACATCTTAATTGATGGGCCTTACGTGGAATCTTTAGCAATCCATTCCCCTAATTCCCCAGTATCTTCTAAAAATCAAAAAGTTCACGTCTTTAATCCCATTTTTAAAGACAAAATCACTTGGGCTTCCGATCAAATGGAAATTCATATTCTCAAAGATGGCAGCCGAATTTTTACGGGTTTTCGAGGTCAAATGGGTTTAGGTGAAATATGA
- a CDS encoding dihydroorotate dehydrogenase-like protein has protein sequence MDLTTTYMGLTLRSPLVPSAAAPLTENIDNVKRMEDAGAGAVVLHSLFEEQIRKERYELHHHLTYGTESFPEALTYFPEPEIFHVGTEEYLNHIRRAKEMVNIPIFASLNGTTVGGWIEYAKQMEQAGADGLELNIYNVPTDMEMSGAQVEQNYIDIVCAVRSQVKIPVAVKLSPYFSNMANMAKRLQESGANALVCFNRFYQPDIDIEELEVRPNIILSAPQDMRLPMRWIAILYGRLNLDLAATSGVHKGNEAIKMLMAGAKISQICSVLLRHGIDHIRVIEREMVEWMEQNDYHSVQQMIGSMSQINCPDESAFERAQYLKSVQTYRPLHSIFSS, from the coding sequence ATGGATTTGACAACAACTTACATGGGATTGACACTGCGATCGCCATTAGTTCCCTCTGCCGCCGCACCCCTGACGGAAAATATTGACAACGTAAAAAGAATGGAAGATGCGGGTGCGGGTGCTGTAGTTTTGCACTCTTTATTTGAAGAACAAATTCGCAAAGAACGTTACGAATTACATCATCACTTGACATACGGTACAGAGAGTTTTCCAGAAGCCCTCACTTATTTTCCCGAACCTGAAATCTTTCACGTTGGTACGGAAGAATATTTAAATCATATCCGCAGAGCTAAAGAAATGGTAAATATTCCCATCTTCGCCAGCTTAAACGGTACGACAGTTGGCGGTTGGATCGAATACGCCAAACAAATGGAACAAGCTGGCGCAGATGGATTGGAATTAAATATTTACAACGTTCCCACCGACATGGAAATGTCTGGCGCACAAGTAGAACAAAACTATATTGACATCGTTTGCGCCGTGCGATCGCAAGTGAAAATTCCCGTCGCCGTCAAGCTAAGTCCTTACTTCAGCAACATGGCAAATATGGCCAAAAGGTTACAAGAATCCGGTGCAAATGCACTAGTTTGTTTTAACCGTTTTTATCAACCAGACATCGATATCGAAGAATTAGAAGTGCGCCCGAATATCATTTTAAGTGCGCCTCAAGATATGCGCTTGCCAATGCGTTGGATCGCCATATTATACGGTCGTCTTAACCTCGATCTAGCAGCAACTAGCGGCGTTCACAAAGGTAACGAAGCAATTAAAATGTTGATGGCTGGTGCTAAGATTTCTCAGATTTGTTCGGTACTGTTAAGACACGGCATCGACCACATTCGCGTTATCGAACGCGAAATGGTTGAATGGATGGAACAAAATGACTATCATTCCGTACAACAAATGATTGGCAGCATGAGTCAAATTAACTGTCCGGATGAGTCAGCATTTGAACGCGCTCAATATCTCAAATCCGTGCAAACTTATCGTCCCCTTCATAGTATATTTTCATCTTGA
- the hypD gene encoding hydrogenase formation protein HypD, whose amino-acid sequence MKFIDEYRDGKLAQQYAQAIRSLITKPWTIMEICGGQTHSIVKYGIDELLPKDITLIHGPGCPVCVTPIELIDKAIALASHPNIIFCSFGDMLRVPGTEKDLLAVKATGGDIRIIYSPLDCLKIAQENLNKQIVFFGVGFETTAPATAMAVYQARQLNIKNFSMLVSHVLVPPAMEALLSSPNCRVQGFLAAGHVCTVMGYTEYEPISQKYRVPIVVTGFEPVDVLQGIYMCLKQLEENRAEVENQYSRSVRRSGNEKAIQIIQEVFEIVPREWRGIGEIPQSGFGLREKYAEFDASIRFASELKGLKSLLQTECISGLIMQGINKPHECPAFGTRCTPEHPLGAPMVSSEGACAAYYRYRQQSNLQQIPVA is encoded by the coding sequence ATGAAATTTATTGACGAATATCGCGACGGCAAACTAGCTCAACAATACGCTCAAGCAATCCGTTCTCTGATTACCAAACCTTGGACGATCATGGAAATTTGCGGTGGGCAAACCCACTCTATAGTTAAATACGGAATAGATGAATTATTACCCAAAGATATTACCTTAATTCACGGCCCTGGTTGCCCGGTTTGCGTGACGCCAATAGAATTGATCGATAAAGCGATCGCACTTGCATCCCACCCCAACATTATCTTCTGTTCCTTCGGCGATATGTTGCGCGTACCGGGAACCGAAAAAGACTTACTCGCAGTAAAAGCAACAGGCGGCGATATCCGCATTATTTATTCTCCCTTAGACTGCCTCAAAATAGCTCAAGAAAACCTCAATAAACAAATAGTATTCTTCGGAGTTGGTTTTGAAACCACCGCACCAGCCACCGCAATGGCAGTTTATCAAGCACGCCAATTAAATATTAAAAACTTTTCCATGCTGGTGTCTCACGTCCTCGTTCCTCCCGCAATGGAAGCACTGCTTTCCTCACCCAATTGTCGCGTACAAGGATTTCTCGCCGCCGGTCACGTTTGCACCGTCATGGGATACACCGAATACGAACCAATTAGCCAAAAATATCGCGTTCCCATTGTCGTCACCGGTTTTGAACCAGTTGATGTTTTACAAGGCATTTATATGTGCCTCAAACAATTAGAAGAAAACCGCGCCGAAGTCGAAAATCAGTATAGCCGTTCCGTTCGTCGCAGCGGAAACGAAAAAGCCATTCAAATAATTCAAGAAGTATTTGAAATCGTACCGAGAGAGTGGCGAGGAATCGGTGAAATTCCCCAAAGTGGTTTTGGTTTAAGAGAAAAATATGCTGAATTTGATGCTTCTATTCGATTTGCATCAGAATTGAAAGGACTAAAGTCCTTACTACAAACAGAATGTATTAGCGGTTTAATCATGCAAGGAATCAACAAACCTCATGAATGTCCGGCATTTGGTACTCGTTGCACCCCAGAACATCCGCTAGGTGCGCCGATGGTTTCCTCAGAGGGTGCTTGCGCCGCATATTATCGTTATCGACAGCAATCAAACTTACAGCAAATTCCAGTTGCGTGA
- a CDS encoding saccharopine dehydrogenase NADP-binding domain-containing protein: MSKTFLILGGYGNTGKLIADLLLKETEVQLILAGRNLAKAKFLANKLNHQFNSDRVFAIQVDAADANNLKNAFAKTDFVIVASSTSEYVKNVAEAAIHHQIDYLDIQVSASKHDILKSLQDDIVQANCCFITDGGFHPGLASVLVRYAVPYFDTLETANLAGLIRENWQQLSFSDATWPEFLSELKHFPTIFFQNGDWQNIGWQTKIFDFGTEFGKQPCFPMLLEEMRFLPAEISSLKEMGFYIAGFNWFVDYVVFSLAIPALNIWPKTAIGPIAKMMVWGLNTFSQPPYRTILLLEASGWKNEQFKTMRVQLEHQNGYLLTAIPVVACLLQYLDGSIKKPGLWWQGNIVEPNQMLEDIRRLGVNVEIKK, translated from the coding sequence ATGAGTAAAACATTTCTCATTCTGGGTGGTTACGGTAACACCGGAAAACTAATTGCTGATTTACTCCTCAAAGAAACCGAAGTTCAGTTGATTTTAGCAGGTAGAAACTTAGCCAAAGCCAAATTTCTCGCCAACAAATTAAACCATCAATTCAATAGCGATCGCGTTTTTGCCATACAAGTTGATGCAGCAGACGCAAACAACTTGAAAAACGCTTTTGCAAAAACTGATTTTGTGATTGTTGCTTCTAGTACTTCCGAATATGTAAAAAATGTAGCAGAAGCAGCCATTCATCACCAAATAGATTATCTAGACATTCAAGTTTCTGCTAGCAAACACGATATTCTCAAATCTTTGCAAGACGATATCGTACAAGCTAACTGTTGTTTTATCACCGATGGTGGTTTTCATCCAGGTCTTGCCTCCGTTTTAGTGCGTTATGCCGTTCCCTACTTCGACACTTTGGAAACAGCTAATTTGGCAGGCTTAATTAGAGAAAACTGGCAGCAACTATCTTTTTCAGACGCTACTTGGCCAGAATTTTTGTCAGAATTAAAGCATTTTCCCACTATATTTTTTCAAAATGGAGACTGGCAAAACATTGGTTGGCAAACAAAAATTTTTGATTTTGGGACGGAATTTGGTAAACAACCTTGTTTTCCAATGCTTTTAGAAGAAATGCGTTTTCTGCCAGCAGAAATTAGCTCGCTGAAAGAGATGGGATTTTACATAGCTGGATTTAATTGGTTTGTGGACTATGTAGTTTTTTCGCTGGCTATACCTGCTTTAAATATTTGGCCCAAAACTGCGATCGGCCCGATCGCAAAAATGATGGTTTGGGGATTAAACACTTTTAGCCAACCCCCTTATCGCACGATTTTATTACTAGAAGCAAGCGGTTGGAAAAACGAACAATTTAAAACCATGCGCGTTCAACTAGAACATCAAAATGGTTATTTATTGACCGCTATTCCTGTGGTTGCTTGCCTGCTGCAATATCTAGATGGTTCGATTAAAAAACCCGGTCTTTGGTGGCAAGGAAATATAGTAGAACCAAATCAAATGTTAGAAGATATCCGAAGATTGGGAGTTAATGTAGAAATCAAAAAGTAA
- the gntT gene encoding guanitoxin biosynthesis MATE family efflux transporter GntT: protein MPFALPNQYNFLPRFYRLSSVSVLSNMMVPLAGLVDTAFLGHLADIRHLAGVILASILFDYMYRVLKFLRSSTNAITAQAAGLNDQKAVLLAGLRSGLIALILGLIFLLLQYPLQKIGFAILSGSPNVEASGVDYFYGRIWGAPAVLLNFVLIGWFLGREKNIIVLLIAIMGNGSNVLLDYLMIFKWGWASAGAGLATAASQYLALLVGLIGVCFTIEWKELPTALQEVFEWAALKETIALKWNILIRFLVLITTYSIFTNLSSVMGTTTLAQNGLLLQIALLSQFTIQGVGMTTQTLTGNFKTSGSKENIVPLLIVSILTTLPIAFIFAAASIFFPDTIFGILTNHAEVNEQIVNYTFWLLPLLEITAVAFMLEGYFIGLKEGKTLRNTVLIAFVLGFIPLATSAWYFHNNHILWLALVGYVTTITIGLGVQLPRTLSYGFSYQPKSESFSN from the coding sequence ATGCCTTTTGCACTGCCAAATCAGTATAATTTCTTGCCCCGCTTCTATCGATTATCTTCTGTCAGCGTACTTTCCAATATGATGGTGCCGCTAGCTGGTTTGGTTGATACGGCTTTCTTGGGGCATTTAGCAGACATCCGACATTTAGCTGGCGTCATCCTAGCTTCGATTTTATTTGATTATATGTATAGGGTACTCAAATTTTTGCGATCGAGTACCAATGCTATTACAGCACAAGCTGCTGGACTCAATGACCAAAAAGCCGTCTTACTAGCAGGATTGCGGAGCGGTTTAATAGCATTAATTCTCGGCTTAATATTCCTATTATTGCAATACCCTTTGCAAAAAATTGGATTTGCTATATTAAGCGGTTCTCCCAACGTGGAAGCTTCCGGAGTTGACTATTTCTACGGGCGAATTTGGGGCGCACCAGCAGTTTTACTTAACTTCGTTCTGATTGGTTGGTTTTTAGGACGAGAAAAGAATATTATAGTACTGCTAATTGCCATCATGGGAAATGGTTCCAACGTCTTATTAGACTACCTGATGATTTTCAAATGGGGTTGGGCAAGTGCAGGCGCGGGATTAGCTACCGCCGCCAGCCAGTATTTAGCCTTATTAGTTGGCTTAATTGGAGTATGCTTCACTATTGAATGGAAGGAACTGCCAACCGCTTTACAAGAAGTATTTGAGTGGGCAGCATTGAAAGAGACGATTGCACTTAAATGGAACATATTAATCAGATTTTTAGTGCTAATTACCACATACTCAATCTTTACAAATCTAAGTTCTGTAATGGGAACAACCACACTTGCCCAAAACGGTTTGCTGCTGCAAATTGCATTATTAAGTCAGTTTACTATTCAGGGCGTCGGCATGACCACCCAAACCCTGACCGGAAATTTTAAAACTAGTGGATCTAAAGAAAATATAGTTCCGCTACTGATCGTTTCTATCCTTACCACTTTACCAATTGCTTTCATATTTGCTGCTGCTTCAATATTTTTCCCAGACACCATATTTGGAATATTAACAAATCATGCTGAAGTTAACGAACAGATCGTTAACTATACGTTTTGGCTATTACCTTTACTAGAAATAACTGCTGTTGCTTTCATGCTAGAAGGGTATTTTATTGGCTTAAAGGAGGGTAAAACCTTGCGAAATACGGTTTTAATTGCCTTTGTATTAGGGTTTATTCCTTTAGCAACTTCTGCTTGGTATTTTCACAATAATCATATTCTGTGGTTAGCACTTGTCGGGTACGTAACAACAATTACTATTGGTTTGGGAGTGCAATTACCCAGAACATTGAGTTATGGTTTCAGTTACCAACCCAAATCAGAATCTTTTAGTAATTGA